The genomic stretch TCATGGCTCAGACTTTTCTTGCCATCTTTTATCCGAGTTCTCTCAATTATTTCCCGGTATATACATCCTCACCTATCCTCGTTACTGTGCTTTACTGGGCTCTGCAGATCACCGCGACAGTATTTTATCTGCGGTCACGGTATTTAGGGTTTATCCTCGGAGCCAATATCGTGGGTGCGCTGCATCATGGGCTTGACCTCTTCATGCTTATCTTCCTGGGGCTTCTGTATCATCCGGACGGTATCGGTCATTATCTCGAAGGGGCAAACGCTGTATATATAATTGCTTACTGGCTCGGACAGGCTGTTACCCTCATCGACTTTACGCTCTGCATTGTCTTTATCATCGTGCTCATGCGTGTGTTTTCTCGCCGCCGCCAGAGCAAAGTTCAGCCCTAGCGCCTAGCCCAGTTCCCTGTGTTCAAGCCCTAGTTGAGGGCGCTATACAGTAAGCCTGCATCCGGTGGGGCCTTTCTGAGATACTAGGTGTATGAGCAACAGGCATGACATTACCGATGAGCAGTTTAAAAAGCTGCTCCGAGAAATCTCGAAACGCTTCGCCATTCTGGGCGGCATCGTGATTCTCATCGGCTTAGCAATTATCCTCATCATGTACTTCTGGATGGGAGGGACTCACTCATGAGCAAGCCCAACCGCCAGAACCTCAGCGAGGCTTTTGAACGTATGACGGCGGGCAAAGCCTACCGCTCTACCGAAGAGAATAAGCAAGTCGGCGATTCTATCTACCAAGCGGTCAAGTTTTTCGAGCAGTACTATGCGCGCGGCGAGCACGCCCACGGCATGCATGTGCTCCGCGACTACTTGGGCAGCCTGGGCGAGCATACCCAGATGCGCCCGCCGGTTGCCTTCGATTTTGGGGTCAATACCCATATTGGCAAGTATTGTTTCTTCAATTTCAACACCACGTTCCTAGACGTAGCCCCCATTACCATCGGCGACTACGTGTTCGTCGGCCCCGGCTGCCAGTTCCTCACCCCCACCCACCCGATTAATGTTCAGGATCGCATCAATTTTTGGGAGGGCGCCCTGCCGATCACGGTAGGCAATAACGTGTGGATAGGCGGCGGAGCCATTATTCTTGGAGGCGTCACGATCGGCGAAAACGCGGTGATCGGGGCGGGGTCTGTGGTCACGAAAGACGTTCCCGAGAACACGATCGTCGCCGGTAATCCGGCGCGCGTTATCCGCACAATTGACCCGCAGCAGCGACCGGCGCATCCGCACCAATACAGTGAACAGGAAATGATGCAAGCGCAGGAATTTTATGCGCGCCTTGAAGCTGATAACTTTTAATATCGCTCAACTTCCGACCCTTAAACTGAGCGCCACAAGCGCCACAGTTTTTATGAGCATATATAGATAAAAATTCTCAGATGCCAACCACCGATATGGAGGAGACCATGACATCTACCCCAAAGAATACCTCAGGTCCCCATCACAATACCCCTGCTGAAGAAAATACCGTTCACGCGAAGAATAAAACGAACCAGAGTGAGCTTCGGGAGAACTCTCATGACGCCTGGGACGCCGCTTTTGAAAGCGACGACCCGACCGTCGTGCTCTCCCCCAAGGATGTACCGGTCGATGATATATCCGAAGAGAAAACCCGCCCTCTCTCTGCCGCCGACCAGCGGAAATATCTTGAGGAAAGCTCTTCATCCGCCAATGCACAGATGAAGACCGATGCGGGTACCGCCAAGGATCGTTCACACGATGGCGATTCTTCCTTCGGCTGGTTAGAAGATTCCGACGAGTCTGCTGGCAGCGACTCCGTGGATCAGTTACGCCCCGCCGTGCCCAGCAGCATGGTTACCTACAGTACGGAGGCGCTTCCCCCGCTCCCCGAGCATCCCACAACGCCCAGGGAAGACGGCGACAGCGATGCCATTGTGGCCGTGTCTGCTCCTTCCCCCGCGCAAAATTACCTTATAGAAGACGGTGAAGATACCGACGAGCACGCCCCCATTCTCACGGCGGCAACTGCGTTCGAGCTTCAGAAAGCACGCTACGGGCGACTTCAGGTTATTCCCGGGCTGATGGGCTGGTTCGCCGCAATGGGCGTTTTGCAGTTTTTGCTCTGGGTTACGGCAACCGTGGTCGAGGCTAATCACGGAGCCCCCTACGATTCCATGGCTCCTATTGTGCGCGGGTTATTCTCGGGGAACGATGCACTCGCCCTCTGGCAGGGTATCGGAACCGGTGCCGCGTACCTGGTGGCATACTGCATCGGCGGGTATGTGGCTGGTCGCATGGCGCGGTTCTCCAGCGCAAAGCAGGGCATTTCGGTGTGGCTGTGGCAGGTCATGATCATGTTTGCAGCAAGCCTGCTCACCTATTTCACGCCCCAGGTTTTCCAGGGAAGCTCCGCAAACCTTTCCGTGCAGTGGTATACGCAGCACGGTACGGCAAGCGCTATTCTTTCGGTTGCGTTGGTTCTCTGCATCACCTTCATCGCCGCAGTTCTGGGCGGTTTGATGGGCGGCATCTATCACCGTCGTGTGGAACGCTACGCACAAAACTATGTGGACCAGGAGTTATAACGTTTCAGGCATATAACCCATAGGGAATATAGCGATTGGGGTAGGGTTTCGTGACGACTTGAGAACCCTGCCCCCATTTTTGTGTGCACGATATGGCTATATGCCAACTCGGGAATATTCCAGAAACAGAATATGCGTGGTTTCAAGACCCAAAAAAATACACCAGGGCGCCGAAGGATTCGTGTCTCCTTCGGCGCCCTTGAGCGTTACTGTACTTATAAGCGCTACATATCCAGAAGCATGGCGGGTTCTTCGAGAATCGCGGCAACATCCGCCATGAAACGCGCCGAGAGGTCGCCGTCTACCACGCGATGATCGAAAGAACCGCCCAGCGTGGTTACCCAGCGCGGAATAACCTCACCATCAACCACCCAGGGCTTCTGCTTAATCGTGCCGAAGGCAACGATTGCCACCTCGCCGGGGTTGATAATCGGGGTCCCTGTATCGATACCAAGCGAACCGATATTCGTAATCGTCAGGGTTCCATTCGCCATCTCGGCGGGCTGGGTCTTCCCCTCACGGGCGCGAGTCGTCAGGTTATTCAAGGCGATCGCCAGCTCACGCAGAGAGAGCTCCTGCGCGTCCTTGATATTCGGCACCATCAGCCCGCGCGGGGTCGCCGCCGCAATGCCCAAGTTCATAAAGCGCTTGATCTGAATCTCGCTGTCCGTCCACGTAGCGTTCACTTGGGGGTTCCGTTCGGCCGCCCAAATCACGGCGGCGGCAAGCACCAGCAGCGGAGTTACCTTCACACCCTCGAAGTGGCGCGACTTCTTCAAACGCTTGATAAATTCCATGGTGCGCGAGGCATCGACATCTACGAAGATCGACATGTGCGGGGCGCTAAACGCCGAAGAAACCATAGCCTTCGCGGTTGCCTTGCGCACCCCGCGCACCGGAATATGCTGCATACGGTCGCCCGGTGCGGACGGGGACTGCCAGAAACGCTGGCTCGTGGACTCCTGCACATCGTTAAGATGCGCCACATAGTTCAACAAGTCTTGTTTCGTCACCTGCCCGCGCGAGCCGGTCGCGGTCACATTCGCCAGATCGACGCCCAGCTCTTTTGCCGCCAAGCGTACAGGTGGCGCCGCCAGCGACGGACGATGCGGCACCGGCTCCTGCGTCGGCTGTGCGGTTACGACGGGTACCTCAGCCCCGCCCTGGAAACGCTGCACAACCGTATTGAACGGGCTGTTTTCTACGAATTTGGAGGCACGCTCGGCAAGCTCGCTGAAAAGCCCCTGATTGCGCGGCTCGGGTGACGAGGGGGTATGCGCCACCGGCATCTCCTGAGCGGGCGAAACCTGGACCTGTGGCGCGGCGTTCTGAGCCCTTGCGGATGCGGGGCGCTTGCGGGCGCGGCGCTTCACCGAATCGGCCTTGGGGCCCGAACCCACGAGTGCCTGGTTACCGCTCTCGCCCTCATCAGCGGATGCGGCGGGCGCATCCTGCGGTTCGTCTGCGGTGGATGCGGCACTGCCGGAGATCGCGATAATAGGCGTCCCAACTTCGATCGTCTCGCCCTCGCTCACCAGAATCTTATCCACGGTACCGGTGTAGGGCGAAGGCAGTTCCACAACGGATTTGGCGGTCTCGATTTCAACGAGAACATCGTTAATGCTGACCTCGCTGCCAACGCTGACTTTCCAGGTGAGGATCTCAGCCTCGGTAAGACCCTCGCCCACGTCTGGGAGATTAAAAATCTGGGACATTTTATACCTTTCGCTAGGGAATATAGCCTGTCGGGAATATTCTTCGCGGGTTATATAAGGAATATGGAATATACGGTTTAGTATTCAAATGAGCGATCGACGGCTTCAAGAATACGGTCAATATCGGGCACGTATTCGTCCTCCGTGCGCGGTACCGGGTACGGCATATAGTAGCCGCCCACGCGCAGCACCGGGGCCTGCAGGCTGTAGAAGCAGCGCTCGGTGATCGCGGCGGCGAGTTCACCACCCACGCCCCCGAAGGTCGGCGCTTCGTGGGCAACGATCAGGCGCCCGGTCTTCACCACGGATGCGGCGACGGTGGGTACATCCATCGGAGAGATCGACCGCAGGTCAATGACTTCGATCGAGCGCCCATCTTCGACGGCAGCCTCTGCGGCGGCAAGCGCTACCGGCACCAGCGGACCGTATGCCACGATGGTCGCGTCTGTGCCTTCGCGCACCACCTGCGCCTGGAACGGGTCAAAATCGGTGTCCGCAAAATTCACCTCGCCCTTGAGCCAGTAGCGGCGTTTGGGTTCGAAAATAATCACCGGGTCGTCACATTCAATAGATTTGCGAGTCATCCAGTAGGCGTCATGCGGTGAGGACGGCGTTACGATGCGCAGCCCGGCGGTGTGCGCGAATAGGGCCTCGGGCGATTCCGAGTGATGCTCGACCGCCCCGATTACACCGCCGTAGGGAATACGGATCGTAACCGGAACGACATATTTTTTGTCGCTGCGGTTGTGGATTTTGGCGAGCTGGGTGGTGATCTGGTTGTAGGCAGGGAAAACGAACCCGTCGAACTGAATCTCGGCTACGGGCCGATAGCCGCGCATCGCCATGCCGATAGAGGTGCCCACAATACCGGCTTCTCCGAGGGGAGAATCCATCACGCGCTTCTGCCCGTGCTTCGCCAGAAGCCCTTCGGTTACGCGGTATACGCCGCCGAGTTTGCCGATATCTTCGCCGATCAGCACGACTTTGCGGTTATCTGCCATTGCGTCGTCGAGGCCGCGAGTGATCGCTTTCGCCAGGGTTAGGCGCTCGACCTGTGCATTCTGCTCGCTCATTCTTAGTCCTCCTCGAAACCTGCGACGTAGTTGCGGTAGAACTCGCGTTCTTCTTCTACCTGAAGGTGTTCTTCGGCGTAGGCGCGGTCGAAGAATCGGTCGAATTCATAGGGTTCGGAGGCAATCGCCGCCTCGCGTACCCCGTTAGCAAGTTCTTGTGCTTCTTCGGCGAGTTTTTCGAAGAAGGCATCATCTGCGTGCCCGTTCTCGCGCAGATATTTTTCCAGGCGAATCAGCGGGTCTGCGTTCAGACGTTGCTGGAGTTCTTCATCGTCACGGTATTTGGTGGGGTCGTCGGCGGTGGTATGCGGGCCCAGGCGGTATGTTTCCGCCTCGATCAGTACGGGTCCTTCGCCGCGGCGGATTTTATCGAGCGCATAGCGGGTGACGGCGAGGGTTCCGAGCACATCGTTGCCGTCAACGCGCAGCCCT from Rothia dentocariosa ATCC 17931 encodes the following:
- a CDS encoding sugar O-acetyltransferase, which codes for MSKPNRQNLSEAFERMTAGKAYRSTEENKQVGDSIYQAVKFFEQYYARGEHAHGMHVLRDYLGSLGEHTQMRPPVAFDFGVNTHIGKYCFFNFNTTFLDVAPITIGDYVFVGPGCQFLTPTHPINVQDRINFWEGALPITVGNNVWIGGGAIILGGVTIGENAVIGAGSVVTKDVPENTIVAGNPARVIRTIDPQQRPAHPHQYSEQEMMQAQEFYARLEADNF
- a CDS encoding histone-like protein, giving the protein MPPIKPPRTAAMKVMQRTNATERIALAVPCCVYHCTERFAELPWKTWGVK
- a CDS encoding dihydrolipoamide acetyltransferase family protein, which encodes MSQIFNLPDVGEGLTEAEILTWKVSVGSEVSINDVLVEIETAKSVVELPSPYTGTVDKILVSEGETIEVGTPIIAISGSAASTADEPQDAPAASADEGESGNQALVGSGPKADSVKRRARKRPASARAQNAAPQVQVSPAQEMPVAHTPSSPEPRNQGLFSELAERASKFVENSPFNTVVQRFQGGAEVPVVTAQPTQEPVPHRPSLAAPPVRLAAKELGVDLANVTATGSRGQVTKQDLLNYVAHLNDVQESTSQRFWQSPSAPGDRMQHIPVRGVRKATAKAMVSSAFSAPHMSIFVDVDASRTMEFIKRLKKSRHFEGVKVTPLLVLAAAVIWAAERNPQVNATWTDSEIQIKRFMNLGIAAATPRGLMVPNIKDAQELSLRELAIALNNLTTRAREGKTQPAEMANGTLTITNIGSLGIDTGTPIINPGEVAIVAFGTIKQKPWVVDGEVIPRWVTTLGGSFDHRVVDGDLSARFMADVAAILEEPAMLLDM
- a CDS encoding alpha-ketoacid dehydrogenase subunit beta is translated as MSEQNAQVERLTLAKAITRGLDDAMADNRKVVLIGEDIGKLGGVYRVTEGLLAKHGQKRVMDSPLGEAGIVGTSIGMAMRGYRPVAEIQFDGFVFPAYNQITTQLAKIHNRSDKKYVVPVTIRIPYGGVIGAVEHHSESPEALFAHTAGLRIVTPSSPHDAYWMTRKSIECDDPVIIFEPKRRYWLKGEVNFADTDFDPFQAQVVREGTDATIVAYGPLVPVALAAAEAAVEDGRSIEVIDLRSISPMDVPTVAASVVKTGRLIVAHEAPTFGGVGGELAAAITERCFYSLQAPVLRVGGYYMPYPVPRTEDEYVPDIDRILEAVDRSFEY